A genome region from Hymenobacter tibetensis includes the following:
- a CDS encoding sugar porter family MFS transporter has translation MLQRKVLFWSIVTALGGFLFGFDTAVISGAEKAIQQLWKLSAFEHGFTISIALIGTVFGAMFGGIPSDRIGRRQTLRWIAVLYLVSAVGAALAPAWVPFMLFRFLGGLGVGASSVTAPLYISEISPANSRGKLVGLFQFNIVFGILVAYLSNYLLANAGDSSWRLMLGVQAVPSIAFLLFLMRVPESPRWLLLHGQLQEGRDVLRIINPETVETDVAAILTSQSLAGQQNESLWAPQYRTPVLLAVAFAFFNQVSGINAIIYYAPRIFEMTGLGQGAALLSSAGIGLVNFAFTLLGVNVIDRFGRRTLMAVGSLGLILTLGLVARAFYTQQFTGYTVPVLLFVYIAFFAFSQGAVIWVFISEIFPNAVRAQGQALGSSTHWVMATVIAFTFPYFAEQLGGGHTFAFFCAMMVLQLVFVWRFMPETKGTSLEQVEQSLIMH, from the coding sequence ATGCTTCAGCGCAAAGTGCTTTTTTGGTCTATCGTCACGGCTCTGGGAGGCTTCCTTTTTGGGTTCGACACGGCCGTAATTTCGGGAGCTGAAAAGGCTATCCAGCAACTCTGGAAGCTCAGTGCCTTCGAGCATGGTTTCACTATTTCTATTGCCCTAATAGGCACCGTGTTCGGGGCCATGTTCGGTGGCATTCCATCCGACCGGATAGGGCGGCGGCAGACGCTGCGCTGGATTGCAGTACTGTACCTGGTATCGGCGGTAGGGGCCGCGCTGGCACCGGCCTGGGTGCCTTTTATGCTCTTCCGTTTTCTGGGTGGGTTGGGGGTAGGAGCTTCGTCGGTAACGGCGCCGCTCTACATATCAGAAATTTCACCAGCCAATTCCCGGGGCAAGTTGGTGGGGCTGTTTCAGTTCAACATCGTTTTCGGTATTCTGGTCGCCTACCTCTCCAACTACCTGCTAGCTAATGCTGGGGACAGCTCCTGGCGCCTGATGCTGGGGGTGCAGGCAGTGCCTTCCATAGCCTTCTTGCTGTTTCTGATGCGCGTACCCGAAAGCCCCCGGTGGCTGTTGCTGCACGGCCAGTTACAGGAAGGCCGCGACGTGCTGCGCATCATCAATCCGGAGACGGTGGAAACCGACGTAGCGGCTATCCTAACTTCGCAATCGTTGGCAGGGCAGCAAAATGAATCGTTGTGGGCTCCACAGTACCGCACACCCGTACTACTGGCGGTTGCCTTTGCTTTTTTCAACCAGGTATCGGGCATCAACGCCATTATCTACTATGCCCCGCGCATCTTCGAAATGACGGGACTGGGGCAAGGAGCCGCCTTGCTTTCTTCGGCGGGCATCGGGCTAGTCAACTTCGCCTTTACCTTGCTGGGCGTCAACGTTATCGACCGGTTTGGACGGCGCACCCTCATGGCTGTAGGGTCGCTGGGGCTTATCCTGACGCTGGGCTTGGTGGCGCGGGCCTTTTACACACAGCAGTTTACGGGGTACACCGTACCGGTTTTGCTGTTCGTTTACATTGCCTTTTTTGCTTTCTCGCAGGGGGCTGTTATCTGGGTGTTCATCTCCGAGATTTTCCCGAATGCGGTGCGGGCTCAGGGCCAGGCCTTAGGGTCGTCGACGCACTGGGTGATGGCCACGGTTATTGCTTTCACCTTTCCCTATTTCGCTGAGCAGCTTGGCGGCGGGCACACCTTCGCGTTTTTCTGCGCCATGATGGTGCTGCAACTGGTCTTTGTGTGGCGCTTTATGCCCGAAACCAAAGGCACCAGCCTCGAGCAGGTAGAACAAAGCTTGATTATGCACTAG
- a CDS encoding SusC/RagA family TonB-linked outer membrane protein codes for MTNNWYKSYDQPGTARAGTLPLALMKLLTFSMLMLVLPLLSQAQNTRTITGKVLDAQANGLPGVTVVVTGTTVGASTGADGGFELQAPATATTLTISYVGFTSQQVSITDKTSVQVTLKENAQALGDVVVVGYGTARKQDVTGAVAVIGEKDFNRGTFTSPDQLLQGRVSGVQVSNNSGQPGGPSSIRIRGNSAVTGTGQPLYVVDGVPLDGRTARPGAGLASSIDAGSGADSNPLNFLNPDDIETFTVLKDASATAIYGSRAAYGVVLITTKKGNTGAPTLSVGASTGFSNLLRRPEYLDAGQYREALAYYGLPTSGPTSADKGSSVDALDEILRTGYFQNYNVSMSGGSETGRYRLSLGYLDQDGIVRKTGFKKYSANLSTNLQFLESKKLGLDVNISTSQFREALANITTDAGYRGSLIGQALQWNPTQSLRNPDGTLFIQPGDVINPLAAQELYDDNSRVNTILASIAPSYKFTDWLNYRLLLSVNYNSGERRVSIDQRLINYPGILNQGFAGISNTELSTQQIAHTLNFNKAIVTDLNLNAVLGYEYTNFINKGSSLSGFGNANTGGFGSLGLDYTDYLQTTSTGNRSIRSFNDPTYELQSFFGRAIFNFKERYVLTGTIRRDESSKFGSNNRVGYFPSFAAAWDLSKEGFFPAEQLTQLKLRAGYGLTGNQEFPAGSAQDRYEILDNGLQRPSTSRNPDLKWQADRQFNVGIDIGAFNNRLTFSADYFNKTTSDILFPTVPGQPAPQIQALFWKNLDGKIVNKGVEMALNTTLVSSEKAEVSFNANATFIRNEVKDLVGPAIITGAINGQGLSGATSQLITNGYPINSFFLREFAGLDDSGASIYPNGDLATYAGSPNPRTLLGFGLNARYSKLSLIANMTGVFGQYIYNNTLNAVGNIGQIGASKNIALSTFRSSVKEALGNAGSASTRYLEKGDFLKMSNLTLAYALGDVAGFMKGARVYVTGQNLFVITNYDGFDPEVNTVKTGSNRVPSVGIDYLPYPSARTFTLGVNFNL; via the coding sequence ATGACCAACAACTGGTACAAATCGTATGATCAGCCGGGCACAGCGCGGGCAGGCACCCTGCCGCTAGCCCTGATGAAGCTACTGACGTTCAGCATGCTGATGCTTGTCTTGCCACTGCTGAGTCAGGCACAAAACACCCGGACCATTACCGGCAAAGTACTTGATGCGCAAGCCAACGGCCTGCCAGGCGTAACGGTAGTTGTCACGGGCACCACCGTGGGCGCCAGCACCGGCGCCGATGGCGGGTTCGAGTTGCAGGCCCCTGCCACGGCCACCACGCTCACCATTTCGTACGTGGGCTTCACGTCGCAGCAGGTAAGCATCACCGATAAAACTTCGGTGCAGGTAACGCTGAAGGAAAATGCCCAAGCCCTCGGCGACGTAGTGGTAGTCGGCTACGGCACTGCTCGCAAACAGGACGTGACCGGCGCCGTGGCAGTAATTGGCGAGAAAGACTTCAACCGGGGCACCTTCACCTCCCCCGACCAACTGCTGCAAGGCCGCGTATCGGGCGTACAAGTAAGCAACAACAGCGGCCAACCCGGTGGCCCGTCCAGCATCCGCATCCGGGGTAACTCGGCCGTGACGGGCACGGGTCAGCCCCTATACGTGGTAGACGGGGTACCACTCGACGGGCGGACGGCCCGGCCGGGGGCGGGACTGGCGTCCTCAATCGACGCCGGATCCGGGGCTGACAGCAACCCGCTTAACTTCCTCAATCCCGATGACATTGAGACCTTCACCGTGCTCAAAGATGCTTCGGCTACGGCCATCTACGGCTCGCGGGCGGCATATGGGGTAGTGCTGATCACCACCAAGAAAGGCAACACGGGTGCCCCAACGCTTAGCGTGGGGGCCTCCACTGGTTTCTCGAATCTGCTGCGCAGGCCTGAATACCTTGATGCCGGCCAGTATCGTGAGGCGCTGGCCTACTACGGACTGCCTACCAGCGGACCTACTAGCGCCGACAAAGGCAGTAGCGTAGACGCCCTGGATGAGATTTTGCGCACCGGCTACTTCCAGAACTACAACGTGTCCATGAGCGGCGGCAGCGAAACTGGTCGCTACCGCCTCTCGCTAGGCTACCTCGACCAGGATGGCATCGTGCGCAAAACCGGCTTCAAAAAATACAGCGCCAACCTCTCGACTAACCTCCAATTTTTGGAAAGTAAGAAGTTGGGCCTGGACGTGAACATTTCTACCAGTCAATTTCGCGAAGCTCTGGCCAACATCACTACCGATGCCGGCTACCGGGGCAGCCTCATTGGGCAGGCCTTGCAGTGGAACCCAACTCAGTCCTTACGCAACCCCGATGGCACGCTCTTCATTCAGCCCGGCGACGTGATTAACCCGCTCGCTGCCCAGGAGCTTTACGACGACAACTCGCGGGTCAACACCATACTGGCCAGCATCGCGCCTTCGTATAAGTTTACTGATTGGCTTAATTATCGCCTGCTGTTGAGCGTGAACTATAATAGTGGTGAGCGGCGCGTGTCAATCGACCAGCGGCTGATTAACTATCCGGGCATTCTCAACCAGGGCTTTGCCGGCATCAGCAACACCGAGCTGTCCACTCAGCAAATTGCGCACACGCTTAACTTCAATAAGGCCATTGTCACGGACCTAAACCTGAATGCGGTACTCGGTTACGAGTACACGAACTTCATCAATAAGGGCTCTAGCTTGAGTGGGTTTGGCAATGCGAATACAGGCGGCTTTGGCAGCCTCGGTCTCGACTACACCGATTACCTTCAGACGACCTCTACCGGCAACCGCAGCATCCGGTCGTTCAACGACCCCACGTATGAGCTACAATCGTTTTTCGGACGGGCTATTTTCAACTTCAAGGAGCGCTACGTACTGACTGGTACGATACGCCGCGACGAGAGCAGCAAGTTCGGCTCCAACAACCGAGTGGGTTACTTCCCCTCGTTTGCTGCAGCGTGGGACTTGAGCAAGGAAGGCTTCTTCCCGGCCGAACAGCTCACACAACTTAAGTTGCGGGCCGGCTACGGCTTGACCGGCAACCAGGAGTTTCCGGCCGGATCGGCTCAGGACCGCTATGAAATACTCGATAACGGCCTACAACGGCCCTCCACCAGCCGCAACCCCGATCTGAAATGGCAGGCGGACCGCCAGTTCAACGTTGGCATTGACATCGGAGCGTTCAACAACCGCCTCACCTTCTCGGCCGACTACTTCAACAAAACCACCTCCGACATCTTGTTCCCCACTGTCCCTGGCCAGCCTGCACCGCAGATTCAAGCCCTTTTCTGGAAAAATCTTGATGGCAAAATTGTGAACAAGGGGGTGGAAATGGCCCTGAATACCACCTTGGTGAGCAGTGAGAAAGCAGAAGTAAGCTTTAACGCCAATGCTACATTCATTCGCAATGAAGTGAAAGATTTGGTAGGGCCTGCCATTATCACGGGCGCTATCAACGGGCAGGGACTATCGGGAGCTACGTCGCAGCTCATCACCAACGGCTATCCCATCAACTCCTTCTTTTTGCGGGAGTTTGCAGGCTTGGATGACAGTGGTGCATCAATTTATCCCAACGGAGATTTAGCGACTTATGCGGGCAGCCCAAACCCCCGCACGCTGCTAGGCTTTGGCCTCAACGCCCGCTACAGCAAGCTTTCTTTGATTGCAAACATGACGGGCGTGTTTGGTCAATACATCTATAACAACACGCTCAACGCCGTAGGCAACATAGGCCAGATTGGGGCTAGCAAAAACATTGCTCTCTCTACGTTCAGGAGCTCAGTTAAAGAAGCGCTTGGTAATGCAGGGTCGGCTTCTACGCGTTACTTGGAAAAGGGCGACTTCCTAAAGATGTCCAACCTGACACTTGCTTATGCCTTGGGTGACGTAGCCGGCTTCATGAAGGGGGCCCGCGTGTACGTAACGGGCCAGAACCTGTTTGTTATCACCAACTACGACGGATTTGACCCAGAAGTCAACACCGTGAAAACAGGGTCCAACAGAGTGCCTTCCGTCGGCATCGACTATTTGCCTTACCCCAGCGCCCGCACCTTCACGCTCGGAGTCAACTTCAATCTGTAA
- a CDS encoding hybrid sensor histidine kinase/response regulator transcription factor, with product MEKELSFYPNVQLQILDAQNNSELQQQQVKELIRQRVDLLIISPNQSGPLTALAEAAYNQGIPVVILDRRTTSKLYTAYVGGNNQEVGRTAGHHAAQLLRQRGLVLEITGRPGSSPATDRDLGFRQALSNYPDIKLVAQVQGNWQPTSVLKQLPAVLRAHPEVNLIFAHNDPMAQAAYQVARQMGLTQRIRIVGVDGLSGPGNGLQLVENGALDATLLYPTGGEEAIRTAMRILRHEPYLKENVLGTMVIDSTNVATMRTQTEQLASQRQDIQLQQLRLKAQLRRYATQETTVYLLIASLLGAILLGALAWRSLRLNWRTQRTLEGQNAEILAQRNQIEQLAEDVRRSAEAKLRFFTNFSHELRTPLTLILGPVEDLLTSPSELTVAQRHDLKLVRRNTQRLLQLVNQLLDFRKIDVGKMAVRATQGNLVAFVREIMDVFEKNAHRRNITFRFLPAEPVINLWFDGDILDKVFSNLLSNAFKYTPDGGRITVSIQRVVAANTVRVSVEDNGRGIAEADQPLILGWFYQGSQPSPDGSGLGLALADGLTRLHEGTLSFRSQPGHGSTFDVTLPLTKPATFLDAVPHHSYTISAASLADDEPAELAEEVAPARTDITVLVIEDHEEVRNFLIQKLQPHFQVSTATDGATGLRLASETIPDVIVCDVNLPELTGLEVAAALKGDWRTSHVPLVLLSARDTPEQQLEGVQAGADLYLTKPFNPAFLLESLRTLLRNRDQQREHFRRELSVDTATVAPQRVDQKFLADLTAIIEANLDRPSLSVDDIARSLGVSQMQLYRKVKALLGTGVTDYIQSLRLTKARLLLLQEGSAIAQVAYQTGFSSPSYFATLFKSKYQVSPSEYKALHTPTQH from the coding sequence ATGGAGAAGGAACTGAGTTTCTATCCAAATGTCCAGCTTCAAATACTGGATGCGCAAAACAACAGCGAGTTACAACAGCAGCAGGTGAAGGAGCTTATCCGGCAGCGGGTAGACCTGTTGATTATCTCACCTAATCAGTCGGGGCCTCTGACTGCGTTGGCAGAAGCAGCTTACAACCAAGGCATTCCGGTGGTTATCCTGGATCGGCGCACCACATCCAAGCTGTACACAGCCTACGTGGGGGGCAACAATCAGGAAGTTGGTCGGACGGCTGGGCATCATGCCGCGCAGTTGCTGCGCCAGCGGGGGCTGGTGCTGGAAATTACGGGCAGACCTGGCTCGTCGCCGGCCACAGACCGTGACTTGGGTTTCCGGCAAGCGCTAAGCAACTACCCCGACATCAAGCTGGTAGCACAGGTGCAAGGCAACTGGCAGCCGACCTCCGTGCTCAAGCAACTGCCAGCCGTGCTGCGGGCCCATCCTGAAGTCAACCTGATATTCGCTCACAACGACCCTATGGCGCAGGCCGCCTACCAGGTAGCGCGGCAGATGGGTTTGACCCAACGGATTCGCATTGTTGGGGTGGACGGGTTATCGGGGCCGGGCAACGGGTTGCAGTTGGTTGAGAATGGTGCGCTGGATGCAACGCTGCTGTATCCTACCGGAGGCGAAGAAGCTATTCGGACGGCTATGCGGATTCTGCGGCACGAGCCGTACTTGAAGGAAAACGTTTTAGGTACCATGGTAATCGATTCCACAAACGTGGCGACCATGCGCACCCAAACCGAACAGTTGGCCAGCCAACGGCAAGATATTCAGTTGCAGCAATTGCGACTGAAAGCACAACTACGACGGTACGCCACCCAGGAAACCACTGTGTATCTGCTGATAGCCAGCTTATTGGGCGCCATATTGCTGGGGGCATTGGCATGGCGTTCTTTGCGCCTCAACTGGCGCACCCAACGCACGTTGGAAGGACAGAATGCCGAGATACTAGCGCAGCGCAACCAAATCGAACAGCTGGCCGAAGACGTTCGGCGTTCGGCCGAAGCCAAACTGCGCTTCTTCACCAACTTCTCGCACGAGCTACGCACCCCACTAACCCTGATCTTGGGCCCGGTGGAGGACTTGCTCACTAGCCCGTCGGAACTGACTGTGGCCCAGCGCCACGACTTGAAGCTGGTGCGCCGCAACACCCAGCGCTTATTGCAGCTGGTCAATCAGCTTTTAGACTTTCGCAAAATAGACGTGGGCAAGATGGCGGTGCGGGCCACCCAGGGCAACCTCGTGGCCTTCGTGCGCGAAATCATGGATGTGTTCGAGAAAAATGCGCATCGGCGCAACATCACCTTCCGGTTTTTGCCAGCCGAACCTGTTATAAACCTGTGGTTTGACGGCGACATTCTAGACAAGGTCTTTTCGAACCTGCTATCCAACGCCTTTAAATACACGCCCGATGGCGGACGGATAACAGTAAGCATTCAGCGCGTTGTGGCTGCCAACACCGTTCGGGTGAGTGTAGAAGACAACGGCCGCGGCATTGCCGAAGCCGACCAACCACTCATTTTAGGTTGGTTCTATCAGGGCAGCCAACCGTCGCCTGATGGCTCGGGCCTGGGCCTGGCACTGGCCGACGGCCTGACCCGGCTGCACGAGGGAACCCTGTCGTTCCGAAGCCAGCCTGGCCATGGCAGCACCTTCGACGTGACCTTACCTCTAACCAAACCGGCCACTTTCCTCGACGCCGTTCCACACCACTCCTACACTATTTCGGCCGCCAGCCTAGCCGACGATGAGCCTGCGGAGCTAGCCGAAGAAGTTGCACCGGCCCGCACCGACATTACGGTGCTGGTGATTGAAGACCACGAGGAAGTTCGCAACTTCCTGATACAGAAACTACAACCGCACTTTCAGGTAAGTACCGCTACGGACGGAGCTACCGGTTTGCGCCTAGCCAGCGAAACCATTCCTGATGTAATTGTCTGCGACGTAAACCTCCCCGAGCTTACCGGCCTAGAGGTAGCGGCAGCCCTGAAAGGCGACTGGCGTACCAGCCACGTTCCGCTGGTGCTGCTCTCGGCCCGCGACACGCCTGAGCAGCAACTTGAAGGCGTTCAGGCTGGCGCCGACCTCTACCTCACTAAGCCGTTCAACCCTGCCTTTCTATTAGAGAGCTTACGGACCCTCTTGCGCAACCGCGACCAGCAGCGCGAGCACTTCCGCCGGGAGCTGAGCGTGGATACTGCCACCGTCGCACCGCAGCGCGTAGATCAAAAATTCCTGGCCGACCTCACCGCCATCATCGAGGCCAACCTCGACCGGCCTTCCCTGAGCGTCGATGATATTGCCCGCAGCTTGGGGGTGTCGCAGATGCAGCTGTACCGGAAAGTAAAGGCCCTGCTCGGCACCGGCGTTACCGACTACATCCAGAGCCTGCGGCTAACCAAAGCTCGGCTTTTGCTGCTGCAAGAAGGCAGTGCTATTGCGCAGGTTGCCTACCAAACAGGCTTCTCTTCTCCTTCCTATTTCGCGACCCTCTTCAAGAGCAAGTACCAAGTGTCTCCCTCCGAGTATAAAGCCTTGCATACTCCGACCCAACACTGA
- a CDS encoding right-handed parallel beta-helix repeat-containing protein, translated as MKHILPSFGLLVFPIVSGLAATAAAQSPTATALYVNDNATTGDVFTTAVGDDVTGNGTAAAPFSTVARALAAADLATQTIFIDAGTYSERVVLNKPVSLQGAGTATAQPASATIFDGGLLPAPTQTSEAGLLITVSGGTSNAPLTIADLTVQKYDFGIQAEGSSNQANLLLEDVEAMHNRRQGILWRSLGGVQHLTLRRVRAAYTAEGINSTTNGAGRGLFMVNGHKADILIEDGVFEMNRRGGIDINDGSVSGLIVRNNQFTQNGGGALVVLGAAGARNSNGSFTGIAALIEGNAIRNNASNGMELKSCTGTGQRGGAGSFVVRNNFITRTIGAPTTLSEDNAGLAFIDRDRDVIAVGGGINGDLTTGGAYVAGNTIRGYLADATSSSFNINGFGLVLEGAQNKVFGNVVAQCQLAVQVQDRPAASTGYTPFFDISRNGFVVSSGDSICGNRLDSCATALRTVNLANPVNASLNWLGASAATAVRGTTGTGGFVLTLGGPATSFAERSAFASTGLIDYSPFLGTRTDAAPAAGFQPSLNYLSVDLYSPQSAAETSLAEGLALVAENGTLNLAAAVYDESMSVTKNLTLSTDGPTTLRDLTLNGASKVLALGSSLTLSGSLTLTDGLLRTTAANMLTLTDQATASAGSSRSYVDGPLRKVGQQPFVFPLGKNGEWARLGISAPASATAAFTAEYAPAAYSTRTAAAPLSEVSQVEHWTLDGAGTTDAVSVRLHWENALRSGIDDFSSDLQVATFTGTEWETTGNGGLGGSLNVGSVVSGQTVSGRTIFTIGSLSAAVNPLSTELVEFTAEQPRPGAVDLEWTLAGETNTYGYAVERSSVGTAWQQVGFVASQGLTSQSRIYTFQDLSVQGLTQAFYRLRQTNAAGVARYSAVASVLLTGGPLATLTEAAEQFSVFPNPASHQVVLRLPASASNSVDVLLTDLSGRSVFRTGLLGGTERKLELPASLSGGVYLLHVQSAGFSGKPQRLVIQ; from the coding sequence ATGAAGCACATTTTACCTTCTTTCGGCTTGCTTGTTTTCCCGATAGTGAGTGGCCTAGCCGCTACGGCTGCGGCTCAGTCTCCTACAGCAACCGCGCTGTACGTGAACGACAACGCCACCACTGGCGACGTGTTTACGACTGCAGTGGGCGACGACGTGACGGGCAACGGCACTGCAGCAGCTCCTTTCTCGACTGTGGCTCGGGCGTTGGCAGCTGCCGACCTCGCCACTCAAACCATTTTCATTGACGCTGGTACGTACTCTGAGCGGGTTGTACTCAACAAGCCCGTGAGCCTGCAAGGGGCCGGAACAGCTACAGCGCAGCCTGCCAGTGCCACCATCTTTGATGGCGGCCTGCTGCCAGCTCCTACCCAAACCAGCGAGGCGGGCCTACTGATAACCGTGAGCGGCGGTACTAGCAACGCACCCCTCACCATAGCCGACCTAACCGTCCAGAAGTACGACTTTGGCATTCAAGCCGAAGGCAGCAGCAACCAGGCCAACCTACTACTAGAGGACGTAGAAGCCATGCACAACCGGCGGCAGGGTATCCTCTGGCGCAGCCTGGGGGGTGTCCAGCACCTGACCCTTCGCCGGGTACGAGCTGCCTACACGGCTGAAGGCATCAACTCCACGACCAATGGCGCAGGGCGGGGCCTGTTTATGGTGAATGGGCATAAGGCAGATATCCTGATAGAAGACGGCGTATTTGAGATGAACCGCCGCGGCGGCATAGATATCAACGATGGCAGCGTGAGTGGCTTGATTGTGCGCAACAACCAGTTCACGCAAAACGGCGGGGGAGCATTGGTTGTGCTGGGTGCTGCTGGCGCGCGCAACAGCAATGGCAGCTTCACGGGTATTGCTGCTTTGATTGAAGGCAACGCCATTCGGAACAACGCATCCAATGGCATGGAGCTGAAATCGTGCACGGGTACGGGGCAGCGTGGTGGCGCGGGTAGCTTTGTGGTACGCAACAATTTTATTACCCGCACTATTGGGGCCCCAACCACCCTGAGTGAAGACAATGCTGGCCTCGCTTTTATTGACCGGGACCGGGATGTTATTGCAGTTGGTGGAGGTATCAATGGCGACTTGACCACTGGTGGTGCCTACGTAGCGGGCAATACCATAAGAGGCTATCTAGCGGATGCTACCAGTTCATCTTTCAACATCAACGGCTTTGGCTTGGTGTTGGAGGGGGCCCAGAACAAGGTCTTCGGCAACGTGGTGGCGCAGTGCCAACTGGCCGTGCAAGTGCAGGACCGCCCAGCCGCTAGCACCGGCTATACCCCTTTCTTCGACATCAGCCGCAACGGCTTCGTTGTGTCTTCCGGCGACAGTATCTGCGGCAACCGCCTCGACAGCTGCGCCACGGCTCTTCGGACCGTGAACCTAGCCAACCCTGTGAATGCCTCGCTGAACTGGCTCGGGGCTAGCGCGGCAACGGCAGTGCGTGGCACAACAGGTACGGGCGGCTTTGTTTTGACGCTAGGTGGGCCTGCCACAAGCTTCGCCGAGCGCTCTGCTTTTGCTTCTACGGGCCTCATCGACTATTCGCCTTTTCTTGGCACCAGAACCGATGCGGCCCCAGCGGCTGGCTTCCAGCCTAGCCTCAACTACTTGAGCGTAGACCTCTATAGTCCGCAATCAGCTGCTGAAACCTCGCTGGCCGAGGGCTTGGCGCTGGTAGCAGAAAATGGCACCTTGAACCTAGCCGCGGCGGTGTACGACGAGAGCATGAGTGTAACCAAAAACCTGACGCTCAGCACTGATGGCCCTACTACTCTCCGCGACCTTACCCTGAATGGCGCTAGCAAAGTGCTGGCATTAGGTTCGTCTCTTACCTTGTCTGGTAGCCTTACCCTTACGGATGGCCTCCTCCGCACGACGGCAGCCAACATGCTTACCCTCACTGACCAAGCTACTGCCTCGGCTGGCAGCAGCCGTTCTTACGTAGACGGGCCGCTGCGCAAAGTGGGGCAGCAGCCGTTTGTGTTCCCGCTGGGCAAGAACGGAGAGTGGGCTCGCCTCGGCATATCGGCCCCTGCTAGTGCAACTGCGGCTTTCACGGCCGAATACGCGCCTGCCGCTTACTCCACCCGTACGGCCGCGGCGCCGCTAAGTGAAGTAAGCCAAGTAGAGCACTGGACCCTCGACGGCGCTGGCACTACCGACGCTGTGAGCGTACGTTTGCACTGGGAAAACGCACTCCGCAGCGGTATCGATGACTTTTCCTCGGATTTGCAGGTAGCCACCTTCACCGGTACGGAGTGGGAAACAACGGGCAACGGAGGCTTGGGCGGCAGCCTAAATGTGGGCTCCGTGGTATCGGGACAGACGGTTAGTGGCCGTACAATTTTTACGATAGGCTCCCTCTCGGCGGCTGTCAATCCGCTTTCGACGGAGCTGGTGGAATTCACCGCCGAGCAGCCCCGCCCCGGAGCTGTGGACCTAGAATGGACCTTGGCGGGTGAAACCAACACCTACGGATATGCCGTCGAGCGTTCAAGCGTAGGTACCGCTTGGCAGCAGGTGGGCTTTGTTGCCAGCCAGGGCCTCACGTCCCAATCTCGCATCTACACATTCCAGGACCTGAGCGTACAAGGCCTGACCCAAGCATTCTATCGGTTGCGTCAAACCAACGCGGCTGGGGTGGCTCGCTACTCTGCGGTAGCGTCTGTACTACTGACCGGCGGTCCGTTGGCTACCCTCACTGAGGCGGCAGAGCAGTTCTCTGTGTTTCCTAACCCTGCCAGCCACCAGGTAGTGCTACGCCTGCCCGCTTCGGCCAGCAACTCAGTTGATGTGCTCCTTACCGACCTTAGCGGCCGCTCGGTGTTCCGTACCGGCCTGCTTGGTGGAACTGAGCGGAAGCTTGAACTGCCCGCTTCGCTGTCGGGAGGCGTTTACTTGCTACACGTGCAGAGTGCTGGATTTTCCGGTAAACCACAACGATTGGTGATTCAATAG
- a CDS encoding carbohydrate kinase family protein, which yields MAIACFGEMLWDVLPTGKQPGGAPLNVAVHLHNFGLQAELISRVGHDDMGAELVSFVESTGLSTHYVQRGETHLTGVVKANVSDSKEVTYQIVQPVAWDYIRYDAALSELVETADAFVFGSLAGRQSHSRETLYRLLEHARFKVFDVNMRPPHYTREVVTYLLQHSDLVKMNHHELAEIMGWFGVSSNEKTALRWLAERFQLQAVCVTKGADGAALWVGQQHYYSPGIPVQVQDTIGSGDAFLAALLRGWLSDQDPTDYLAFACAAGSLVATCRGATPVISEAQVQAMATSAASE from the coding sequence ATGGCCATTGCTTGCTTTGGAGAAATGCTGTGGGATGTGCTACCAACTGGCAAGCAGCCTGGCGGAGCGCCCCTCAATGTGGCGGTGCACCTGCACAATTTCGGCTTGCAAGCGGAGCTTATCAGCCGAGTAGGGCACGATGATATGGGGGCGGAACTGGTAAGCTTTGTGGAGTCTACGGGCCTTAGCACCCACTACGTGCAGCGGGGTGAAACGCACCTGACAGGGGTAGTGAAAGCCAACGTAAGCGACAGCAAAGAGGTAACCTACCAAATTGTGCAACCCGTGGCCTGGGACTATATCCGCTACGATGCGGCACTGAGTGAGTTGGTTGAAACAGCAGATGCTTTCGTGTTTGGCAGCCTGGCTGGCCGCCAGTCACACTCGCGCGAGACGCTGTATCGGCTGCTGGAACACGCCCGCTTCAAGGTGTTTGATGTGAACATGCGCCCCCCGCACTACACCCGTGAAGTGGTAACATACCTGTTGCAGCACAGCGACTTAGTGAAAATGAACCACCACGAGCTGGCCGAAATCATGGGATGGTTTGGGGTCAGCAGCAACGAAAAAACGGCATTGCGCTGGCTGGCCGAACGCTTTCAACTGCAAGCAGTGTGCGTTACGAAAGGAGCCGATGGTGCGGCCCTTTGGGTGGGACAGCAGCACTATTACAGCCCGGGTATTCCGGTGCAGGTGCAAGACACCATTGGCAGCGGCGATGCCTTTCTGGCGGCTCTTCTGCGGGGCTGGCTGTCCGACCAGGATCCAACTGACTACCTGGCCTTCGCCTGCGCCGCGGGGTCGTTGGTAGCCACTTGCCGAGGAGCTACCCCGGTGATTTCTGAAGCCCAAGTACAGGCCATGGCTACCTCGGCTGCTTCCGAGTAG